In Variovorax paradoxus, a single genomic region encodes these proteins:
- a CDS encoding MaoC/PaaZ C-terminal domain-containing protein, with product MAIDVQRLLAREFAPVEHTYGTRDTQLYALGVGLGADPLDAGQLRYVYERAEGGLQALPTLVNVLGYGGFWADQPDTGIDWRQLVHAEQAFVLQRPLPAEGRVIGANRVVALHDKGAGKGALMLQERRVTDATSGELLACVTQTSMLRADGGFGAAHGAPLAQPHAMPARAPDAVCDLPTLPQAALLYRLSGDFNPLHADPGVARAAGFSRPILHGLATMGVALHAVLATLLDYDASGVRGMRVRFTAPVLPGETLRTELWRDGSVVSLRTTALERGTLVLNAGRVDLA from the coding sequence ATGGCTATCGATGTTCAGCGCCTGCTCGCGCGGGAATTCGCGCCGGTCGAGCACACCTATGGCACGCGCGACACGCAGCTCTATGCGCTCGGCGTCGGCCTGGGCGCCGATCCGCTCGATGCCGGGCAACTGCGCTATGTCTACGAGCGTGCCGAAGGCGGGTTGCAGGCGCTGCCCACGTTGGTCAATGTGCTCGGCTACGGCGGTTTCTGGGCCGACCAGCCCGACACCGGCATCGACTGGCGTCAGCTCGTGCATGCCGAGCAGGCCTTCGTGTTGCAGCGTCCGCTGCCGGCCGAAGGCCGTGTGATCGGTGCGAACCGCGTCGTCGCTCTGCACGACAAGGGCGCCGGCAAGGGCGCGCTGATGCTGCAGGAGCGCCGCGTCACGGATGCGACCAGCGGCGAGCTGCTGGCCTGCGTCACCCAGACCAGCATGCTGCGCGCCGACGGCGGCTTTGGCGCGGCGCACGGCGCGCCGTTGGCCCAGCCGCACGCGATGCCCGCGCGCGCGCCCGATGCCGTCTGCGATTTGCCGACGCTGCCTCAGGCCGCGCTGCTCTACCGCCTGAGCGGCGACTTCAACCCGCTGCATGCCGACCCCGGCGTGGCGCGCGCAGCCGGCTTTTCAAGGCCGATCCTGCACGGCCTTGCCACGATGGGCGTCGCGCTGCACGCGGTGCTCGCCACGCTGCTGGACTACGACGCCTCGGGCGTGCGCGGCATGCGTGTGCGCTTCACCGCACCGGTGCTGCCGGGCGAGACGCTGCGCACCGAACTCTGGCGCGACGGCTCGGTGGTGTCGCTGCGCACCACGGCGCTGGAGCGCGGCACCCTGGTGCTGAACGCTGGCCGCGTGGACCTGGCCTGA
- a CDS encoding acetate--CoA ligase family protein: protein MPGAFPNMLANHTLDRLLNPRSVAVIGASDDALRIGGRPIAYMRSQGFSGRLMPVNPNRAQIQGLPAFASVAALPETPDVAIVAVAAHLAPQVVADLGARGTSAAIVFSAGFAEMGEDGERLQQRMVEAARAHGVRLLGPNSLGVLNPRIGFYGSFTSVVEMGFPKPGRVGIASQSGAYGSHILGIAREFGIGVSSCVMSGNECDISLGDLVRAFVDDGDTDVIAVYSEGIRDGARLLDALEAARRARKPVVMMKVGTSAVGSAAAQSHTASIAGNDAVTDAVLAEFGVVRARSTEHMLDVARLATRRIYPADNSLGVITVSGGAGVIVSDAAELAGLPMPEMPAAAQQHLKALIPFAAPRNPVDCTAQFMNDLSIAGRFAEAVVAEGGYRSVLGFFTYTVGAESIADGLRAQLKAVRDKHPDRLFVLSILASRERVQQYEADGFTVFEDPARAVVAIEAMGRFGRAFARQPAQEPPRVPAVALPAANPSEAEAKRVLAEAGIAVAPERACANARDAVAAAEALGFPVVLKILSPDIVHKSEIGGVLLNVANAGAVREGFAMLMERAALAAPDARIEGVLVAKQLSGGVECILGIQRDPVFGPVAMFGLGGIFVEVMKDVVLRRCPFGEDVAEQMIRGIQGAPLLLGARGKPVADVKALAAMLSRLSVFAHQCGPRLQSIDLNPVLALPQGQGAFAADAVVVLAPVPDSAQG from the coding sequence ATGCCCGGAGCTTTCCCGAACATGCTCGCCAACCACACGCTCGATCGCCTGCTGAACCCGCGCTCCGTGGCCGTGATCGGCGCCTCCGACGATGCGCTGCGCATCGGGGGGCGGCCCATCGCCTACATGCGCTCGCAGGGCTTCTCGGGCCGGCTGATGCCGGTGAACCCGAACCGCGCGCAGATTCAGGGCCTGCCTGCCTTCGCGAGCGTGGCCGCACTGCCCGAGACGCCCGACGTGGCCATCGTGGCCGTGGCCGCCCACCTCGCGCCGCAGGTGGTCGCCGACCTGGGCGCGCGCGGCACGTCCGCAGCCATCGTGTTCTCGGCCGGCTTCGCCGAGATGGGCGAAGACGGCGAGCGGCTGCAGCAGCGCATGGTGGAGGCGGCGCGTGCCCACGGCGTGCGGCTGCTCGGCCCCAATTCGCTGGGCGTGCTCAACCCGCGCATCGGCTTCTACGGCAGCTTCACCTCGGTCGTCGAAATGGGTTTTCCGAAGCCGGGGCGCGTGGGCATCGCCAGCCAGTCGGGCGCCTACGGCAGCCACATCCTGGGCATTGCGCGGGAGTTCGGCATCGGCGTGTCGTCCTGCGTCATGAGCGGCAACGAATGCGACATCAGCCTGGGCGATCTCGTGCGGGCCTTCGTGGACGACGGCGACACCGACGTGATCGCGGTGTACTCGGAAGGCATTCGCGACGGCGCGCGTTTGCTGGATGCGCTCGAGGCGGCGCGGCGGGCCCGCAAGCCGGTGGTGATGATGAAGGTCGGAACCAGCGCCGTGGGCAGCGCCGCGGCGCAGTCGCACACCGCGTCCATCGCGGGCAACGACGCTGTGACCGATGCCGTGCTGGCCGAGTTCGGCGTGGTGCGGGCGCGCTCCACCGAGCACATGCTCGACGTGGCTCGCCTGGCCACGCGCCGCATCTACCCGGCCGACAACTCGCTGGGTGTGATCACCGTGAGCGGCGGCGCGGGCGTGATCGTGTCCGACGCAGCCGAGCTTGCGGGCTTGCCGATGCCCGAGATGCCCGCTGCCGCGCAGCAGCACCTGAAGGCGCTGATCCCCTTCGCCGCGCCGCGCAACCCGGTCGACTGCACCGCGCAGTTCATGAACGACCTGAGCATTGCCGGGCGCTTTGCCGAGGCGGTGGTGGCCGAGGGCGGATACCGGTCGGTGCTGGGTTTCTTCACCTACACGGTGGGTGCCGAGTCCATCGCCGACGGCCTGCGCGCGCAACTCAAGGCCGTGCGCGACAAGCACCCCGACCGGCTTTTCGTGCTCTCGATCCTGGCGTCCAGGGAGCGGGTGCAGCAATACGAGGCCGACGGCTTCACCGTGTTCGAGGACCCGGCGCGCGCCGTGGTCGCCATCGAGGCCATGGGCCGTTTCGGCCGGGCCTTCGCGCGCCAGCCCGCGCAGGAGCCCCCTCGGGTGCCGGCGGTGGCCTTGCCGGCTGCCAACCCCAGCGAAGCCGAGGCCAAGCGCGTGCTGGCCGAAGCCGGCATTGCCGTGGCGCCGGAGCGGGCCTGCGCGAACGCACGGGACGCAGTGGCCGCGGCCGAGGCGCTCGGCTTTCCGGTCGTACTGAAGATCCTGTCGCCCGACATCGTGCACAAGTCGGAGATCGGCGGCGTGCTGCTGAACGTTGCGAACGCAGGCGCCGTGCGGGAGGGCTTTGCCATGCTGATGGAACGCGCCGCCCTGGCCGCGCCCGATGCGCGTATCGAAGGCGTGCTGGTTGCGAAGCAGTTGAGCGGCGGTGTCGAATGCATCCTGGGCATCCAGCGCGACCCGGTGTTCGGCCCGGTGGCCATGTTCGGCCTTGGCGGCATCTTCGTCGAGGTGATGAAAGACGTGGTGCTGCGCCGCTGCCCCTTCGGCGAGGACGTGGCCGAACAGATGATTCGCGGCATTCAGGGCGCGCCGCTGCTGCTGGGCGCGCGCGGCAAGCCGGTGGCGGACGTGAAGGCGCTGGCCGCGATGCTCTCGCGTCTTTCGGTGTTCGCGCACCAGTGCGGCCCGCGCCTGCAGTCCATCGACCTGAATCCCGTGCTGGCCTTGCCGCAAGGGCAGGGCGCCTTCGCCGCCGACGCCGTGGTCGTGCTTGCGCCCGTGCCCGACTCGGCGCAGGGCTGA
- a CDS encoding tripartite tricarboxylate transporter substrate binding protein — protein MKTTTRRAAVGCCIAWLALAGISPAVMAQGSYPNKSVKIVVPYPPGGTNDSVARLLAQRLGERMGQPFIVENKPGASGNLGAELVARSPADGYTLILVTMGHTIHPSLYKNLRYDIRTDLVPITELTSGPALLMVNPALGINSVKDLIARAKAKPGELNFTSAGNGSSTHLATEYFDSQAGIKMTHIPFNGSAPAMMDVIAGNSQVVMDMMYSAMSQVKGGKLKAIAQTGAKRSPALPDVPTVAEAGLPGFEVTVWNGLMAPAGTPKDVIAKLNTEIRHELDSADFKERLAAQGYEPAGNTPEQFGKLIAADIERWSKVVKTSGAKVE, from the coding sequence ATGAAAACCACCACACGCCGCGCCGCCGTGGGCTGCTGCATCGCCTGGCTGGCCCTCGCCGGCATTTCTCCCGCCGTGATGGCGCAGGGCTCGTACCCCAACAAGTCCGTCAAGATCGTCGTGCCCTACCCGCCGGGCGGCACCAACGACAGCGTGGCGCGCCTGCTTGCGCAGCGCCTGGGCGAGCGCATGGGCCAGCCCTTCATCGTCGAGAACAAGCCCGGCGCCTCGGGCAACCTGGGCGCCGAGCTGGTGGCCCGCTCGCCGGCCGACGGCTACACGCTGATCCTCGTGACCATGGGGCACACCATCCACCCATCGCTCTACAAGAACCTGCGCTACGACATCCGCACCGACCTGGTACCCATCACCGAACTCACCAGCGGCCCGGCGCTGCTGATGGTGAATCCCGCCCTCGGCATCAACAGCGTGAAAGACCTGATCGCGCGCGCCAAGGCCAAGCCTGGGGAGCTGAACTTCACGTCGGCCGGCAACGGCTCCTCGACCCATCTTGCGACCGAGTACTTCGACTCGCAGGCCGGCATCAAGATGACGCACATCCCGTTCAACGGCAGCGCGCCGGCCATGATGGACGTGATCGCCGGCAATTCGCAGGTTGTGATGGACATGATGTATTCGGCCATGTCCCAGGTGAAGGGCGGCAAGCTCAAGGCGATCGCGCAGACCGGCGCGAAGCGCTCGCCGGCCTTGCCGGATGTGCCTACGGTGGCCGAGGCCGGCTTGCCGGGCTTCGAAGTGACCGTGTGGAACGGCCTGATGGCACCAGCCGGCACGCCGAAGGACGTGATCGCCAAACTTAACACCGAGATCCGCCACGAGCTCGACAGCGCCGACTTCAAGGAGCGCCTGGCCGCGCAGGGCTACGAACCCGCGGGCAACACGCCAGAGCAGTTCGGCAAGCTCATCGCGGCCGATATCGAGCGGTGGTCGAAGGTGGTCAAGACCTCGGGCGCCAAGGTCGAATGA
- a CDS encoding LysR family transcriptional regulator yields MDLRQLRQFLALAETGSFSVAAERLHMAQPPLSVAIRKLEEELGTMLFVRSSRGVRLTAAGDAALKAARECLDAATHIKAAVQLAVAGESGKLAIGFSGSVTLRLLPRLVQAFRLRHPAVHLDLKEGTNLELLSRVEAGTLDLGFVRFPTNRPPELRFQMVEEDRFCLALPRGHALARKPAVALAALEGQPFIGYAPSPVGGLHAAVSLVFQRAGVAPRITQEAIQVQTALGLVASGLGMALVPAANTPYQRSLGAVFRPILDLPEDARIGIALAYRANTENPALKRFLEITIEKTEGVAAPVDDARTGSLAPPRRAAGKK; encoded by the coding sequence ATGGATCTGAGACAACTGCGCCAATTCCTGGCACTCGCGGAAACCGGCAGCTTCAGCGTTGCGGCCGAGCGGCTGCATATGGCGCAGCCGCCGCTGTCGGTGGCCATCCGCAAGCTGGAAGAAGAACTGGGCACGATGCTCTTCGTGCGCAGCTCGCGCGGCGTGCGGCTCACGGCCGCGGGCGATGCTGCCCTGAAGGCGGCACGCGAATGCCTGGACGCTGCCACGCACATCAAGGCCGCGGTGCAACTCGCGGTAGCAGGCGAGTCCGGCAAGCTGGCCATCGGGTTCAGCGGTTCGGTCACGCTGCGCCTGCTGCCGCGGCTGGTGCAGGCGTTCAGGCTGCGCCATCCCGCGGTTCACCTCGACCTGAAGGAAGGCACGAACCTGGAGCTGCTTTCGCGCGTGGAGGCGGGCACGCTCGACCTGGGCTTCGTGCGCTTTCCCACCAACCGGCCACCCGAGCTGCGCTTCCAGATGGTCGAGGAAGACCGCTTCTGCCTGGCGCTGCCGCGCGGCCATGCGCTCGCGCGCAAGCCGGCCGTGGCGCTGGCGGCGCTGGAGGGGCAACCCTTCATCGGCTACGCCCCCTCGCCCGTCGGCGGGCTTCACGCGGCGGTCAGCCTGGTGTTCCAGCGTGCGGGCGTGGCCCCGCGCATCACGCAGGAGGCCATCCAGGTGCAGACGGCGCTGGGCCTGGTCGCAAGCGGCCTGGGCATGGCACTGGTACCGGCAGCCAACACGCCCTATCAACGATCCCTGGGAGCGGTGTTCAGGCCGATCCTCGACCTGCCGGAAGACGCGCGCATCGGTATTGCGCTGGCCTACCGGGCCAACACGGAGAACCCGGCGCTGAAGCGCTTTCTGGAAATCACCATCGAAAAAACCGAGGGCGTGGCAGCGCCGGTGGACGACGCTAGAACAGGCTCCCTTGCCCCACCACGCCGGGCGGCCGGAAAGAAGTGA
- a CDS encoding PA0069 family radical SAM protein — MPAARIPIHAIKGRGAATQLAHRFSKDERNAFDDGWGTLEEGVAEAEELQPIATEVRFEDVKSALNENESPDIYFDRSLNPYRGCEHGCIYCFARPTHSYLNLSPGLDFETKLIAKRNLVEVLRTELGRRSYKPSYIAIGTATDCYQPIERELRITRSVIELLRETRHPFALVTKSSAIERDLDLIAPMAADRLVAVYITVTTLDGELARKLEPRAAAPHRRLRTIRTLTEAGVPVGVSVAPQIPFVTEDMEQVLEAAWEAGARSAFYTVVRLPWEVAPLFKEWLALHYPQRADRIMARIHEMRGGKDYDADFATRMKGSGLWADLVHQRFQKATNRLGFNRERIPLDITSFRPPGVVGQGSLF; from the coding sequence ATGCCAGCAGCCCGCATCCCCATTCACGCCATCAAGGGCCGAGGCGCGGCCACGCAGCTCGCGCACCGTTTCTCCAAGGACGAGCGCAACGCCTTCGACGATGGCTGGGGCACGCTCGAAGAAGGCGTGGCCGAGGCCGAAGAGCTGCAGCCCATCGCCACCGAGGTGCGCTTCGAGGACGTGAAATCGGCGCTCAACGAGAACGAGTCGCCCGACATCTACTTCGACCGCTCACTCAACCCTTACCGAGGTTGCGAGCACGGCTGCATCTACTGCTTCGCGCGGCCCACGCACAGCTACCTCAATCTCTCGCCCGGCCTCGATTTCGAGACCAAGCTCATCGCCAAGCGCAATCTCGTGGAGGTGCTGCGCACCGAGCTTGGCCGCAGGAGCTACAAGCCGAGCTACATCGCCATCGGCACCGCCACCGACTGCTACCAGCCCATCGAACGCGAACTGCGCATCACGCGCTCGGTGATCGAGCTGCTGCGCGAAACGCGGCATCCCTTCGCGCTGGTCACCAAGTCGAGTGCCATCGAGCGCGACCTGGATTTGATCGCGCCCATGGCGGCCGATCGCCTCGTGGCCGTGTACATCACCGTGACCACGCTCGACGGGGAACTGGCCCGCAAGCTGGAGCCGCGCGCCGCGGCGCCCCACCGGCGGCTGCGCACCATCCGCACGCTGACCGAGGCGGGCGTGCCGGTGGGCGTGAGCGTGGCGCCGCAGATTCCCTTCGTCACCGAAGACATGGAACAGGTGCTCGAAGCCGCCTGGGAGGCCGGCGCGCGCAGCGCCTTCTACACGGTGGTGAGGCTGCCGTGGGAGGTGGCGCCGCTCTTCAAGGAATGGCTGGCGCTGCACTACCCGCAGCGCGCCGACCGCATCATGGCGCGCATCCACGAGATGCGCGGCGGCAAGGACTACGACGCCGACTTCGCCACGCGCATGAAGGGCAGCGGCCTGTGGGCCGACCTGGTCCACCAGCGCTTTCAGAAGGCAACGAACCGCCTGGGCTTCAATCGCGAGCGGATTCCGCTGGACATCACTTCTTTCCGGCCGCCCGGCGTGGTGGGGCAAGGGAGCCTGTTCTAG
- a CDS encoding GbsR/MarR family transcriptional regulator — MELTDIQRKFVLHWGEMGSMWGVNRTVSQIHALLFAHGKPMHAEELSETLGVARSNVSNSLKELQAWNLVRITHTLGDRRDYFETSVDVWELFRTVVRERKEREFDPTIRVLRELVSSPDFQKEPPDAQDRIRSTMDLMSKLATWADEMLRLSPGTLDKVLTLGASVQKFVRGDKSGKDDDPDAHHASLPMI, encoded by the coding sequence ATGGAACTCACAGACATTCAACGCAAGTTCGTCCTGCACTGGGGCGAAATGGGGTCCATGTGGGGCGTCAACCGCACCGTTTCGCAGATCCACGCGCTGCTCTTCGCCCACGGCAAGCCGATGCATGCCGAGGAGCTGTCCGAAACGCTGGGCGTCGCGCGCTCCAATGTCAGCAACAGCCTGAAGGAGCTGCAGGCCTGGAACCTCGTGCGCATCACCCACACGCTGGGCGACCGGCGCGACTACTTCGAGACCAGCGTCGACGTGTGGGAGCTGTTCCGCACCGTGGTGCGCGAACGCAAGGAACGCGAGTTCGACCCGACCATCCGCGTGCTGCGCGAACTGGTCTCGAGCCCCGACTTCCAGAAGGAGCCGCCCGATGCGCAGGACCGCATCCGCTCCACCATGGACCTCATGAGCAAGCTGGCCACCTGGGCCGACGAGATGCTGCGGCTGTCGCCCGGCACGCTCGACAAGGTGCTGACGCTGGGCGCCAGCGTGCAGAAGTTCGTGCGCGGCGACAAGAGCGGCAAGGACGACGATCCCGACGCCCACCATGCCAGCCTGCCGATGATCTGA
- a CDS encoding thiol-disulfide oxidoreductase DCC family protein, giving the protein MSHAALPVYPLTLYFDASCAICSAEMGNLGARDTAGKLRFVDCSPASFSGGPAPRDALMAAIHAVDATGQVLVGVPAIRASRAAVGLPSGEGLLDLPLIAPMADRAYALLARNRYRIPRWLATRLAGRIAASCNDGNCRL; this is encoded by the coding sequence ATGAGCCACGCCGCCCTTCCCGTCTATCCGCTGACCCTGTACTTCGACGCCAGCTGCGCGATCTGCTCGGCCGAGATGGGCAACCTGGGCGCGCGCGACACGGCCGGCAAGCTGCGCTTCGTCGACTGCTCGCCGGCCTCTTTCAGCGGCGGGCCGGCGCCGCGCGATGCACTGATGGCCGCGATCCACGCGGTCGATGCAACGGGCCAAGTGCTGGTCGGCGTGCCGGCCATCCGCGCGAGCCGCGCTGCAGTGGGCCTGCCCAGCGGCGAGGGCCTGCTCGACCTGCCGCTGATCGCGCCGATGGCCGACCGCGCCTACGCCCTGCTGGCGCGCAACCGCTACCGCATTCCGCGCTGGCTGGCGACACGGCTGGCCGGGCGCATCGCGGCTTCCTGCAACGACGGCAACTGCCGCCTCTGA
- a CDS encoding SAM-dependent methyltransferase: MPTVFQPDFRLPLEAPAQASAGHAGAPITPEDTQVYFTEVALDYSAWSPSYNMHFGFWRAGLNPLRREGMLVEMNRVIGRALRLDDAEPGGAPRRCVIDMGCGAGATARTLVGDDPSLYAVTVTNVAVQNRIAARLDAAAGVADRMAHIEADYTRTGLPAAQADGAWAVESACYAEGTAKADFIREAARLLKPGARLAVVDGFLLRRQPGRAAGWLHRLWADSWAVPTLAVREDFIAALRDNGFEDIECKSLRWRVAPSALHIPVLATRFTLAELWKARGKLSPWRRKHIVASYCALALGMFWRDFDYCMVTARRSAS; the protein is encoded by the coding sequence ATGCCTACCGTTTTCCAGCCCGACTTCCGCCTGCCGCTCGAAGCACCCGCCCAGGCATCGGCCGGCCATGCCGGCGCGCCCATCACCCCCGAGGACACCCAGGTCTACTTCACCGAAGTCGCGCTCGACTACAGCGCCTGGAGCCCCAGCTACAACATGCACTTCGGCTTCTGGCGCGCGGGCCTGAACCCACTGCGGCGCGAGGGCATGCTGGTGGAAATGAACCGCGTGATCGGCCGCGCGCTGCGGCTCGACGATGCGGAGCCCGGCGGCGCGCCGCGCCGCTGCGTGATCGACATGGGCTGCGGCGCAGGCGCCACCGCGCGCACGCTGGTGGGCGACGACCCGTCGCTCTACGCCGTCACCGTCACCAACGTGGCCGTGCAGAACCGCATCGCCGCCAGGCTCGACGCCGCGGCCGGCGTGGCCGACCGCATGGCCCACATCGAGGCCGACTACACCCGCACCGGCCTGCCGGCCGCGCAGGCCGACGGCGCCTGGGCCGTGGAAAGCGCCTGCTACGCCGAGGGCACCGCCAAGGCCGACTTCATCCGCGAAGCCGCGCGCCTGCTCAAGCCCGGCGCGCGGCTGGCGGTGGTCGACGGCTTCCTGCTGCGCCGCCAGCCCGGCCGGGCGGCCGGCTGGCTGCACCGCCTGTGGGCCGACAGCTGGGCCGTGCCCACGCTGGCGGTGCGCGAAGACTTCATCGCCGCCCTGCGCGACAACGGCTTCGAGGACATCGAGTGCAAGTCGCTGCGCTGGCGCGTCGCGCCCAGCGCGCTGCACATCCCGGTGCTGGCCACGCGCTTCACCCTGGCCGAGCTCTGGAAGGCGCGCGGCAAGCTCAGCCCGTGGCGGCGCAAGCACATCGTGGCCAGCTATTGCGCGCTGGCGCTGGGCATGTTCTGGCGCGACTTCGACTACTGCATGGTCACGGCCAGGCGCAGCGCCAGCTGA
- a CDS encoding SRPBCC domain-containing protein: MQDDNNESRLAELAPNQPPGELPPQSRGGMPFAWFWPMLAGAAIALVLRIVFSGGPGQRFSPMLASFVYFVPALCGAVTVYMAERIERRSWGYYLWAPWVATALFVGGTLAVFIEGLICAIVIVPLFAVMGSVGGLAMGIVCRITNWPKQAVYSFAMLPLVFGAIEPQLPNPDRFSSTSRTLFIAAPADRVWHELNAARDIRPAEVGNAWAYRIGVPMPVSGVTVDTPEGRVRQVQWQKNVHFEEVITEWEPDRLLKWRFRFSADSFPAGALDDHVMIGGQYFDLRDATYTLTPRDGGTELRVAVSWRMSTSFNWYADRVMHLLLADASENILRFYKARAEATASAAAAG; the protein is encoded by the coding sequence ATGCAAGACGACAACAACGAAAGCAGGCTCGCCGAACTCGCGCCGAACCAGCCCCCCGGCGAGCTGCCGCCCCAGTCCCGCGGCGGCATGCCCTTCGCATGGTTCTGGCCGATGCTGGCGGGCGCGGCCATCGCGCTGGTGCTGCGCATCGTCTTCAGCGGCGGCCCGGGGCAGCGCTTCTCGCCGATGCTCGCCTCCTTCGTCTACTTCGTGCCCGCGCTGTGCGGCGCGGTCACGGTGTACATGGCCGAGCGCATCGAGCGCCGCAGCTGGGGTTACTACCTCTGGGCGCCGTGGGTGGCGACGGCGCTGTTCGTCGGCGGCACGCTGGCGGTGTTCATCGAGGGGCTGATCTGCGCCATCGTCATCGTGCCGCTGTTCGCGGTGATGGGCAGCGTCGGCGGGCTGGCAATGGGCATCGTGTGCCGCATCACCAACTGGCCGAAGCAGGCCGTCTACAGCTTCGCGATGCTGCCGCTGGTGTTCGGCGCCATCGAGCCGCAGTTGCCCAACCCCGACCGTTTTTCCAGCACCTCGCGCACGCTCTTCATCGCGGCGCCGGCCGATCGCGTGTGGCACGAGCTGAACGCCGCGCGCGACATCCGCCCCGCCGAAGTCGGCAATGCCTGGGCCTACCGCATCGGCGTGCCGATGCCGGTGTCGGGCGTGACGGTCGACACGCCCGAAGGCCGCGTGCGCCAGGTGCAGTGGCAGAAGAACGTGCACTTTGAAGAGGTCATCACCGAATGGGAGCCCGACCGCCTGCTGAAGTGGCGCTTTCGCTTCTCGGCCGACTCCTTCCCGGCAGGGGCGCTCGACGACCACGTGATGATCGGCGGCCAGTACTTCGACCTGCGCGACGCCACCTACACGCTGACGCCGCGCGACGGCGGCACCGAGCTGCGCGTGGCAGTGTCGTGGCGCATGAGCACCAGCTTCAACTGGTATGCGGACCGCGTCATGCACCTGTTGCTGGCCGACGCATCCGAGAACATCCTGCGCTTCTACAAGGCACGCGCCGAAGCCACGGCCAGCGCGGCGGCCGCCGGATGA
- a CDS encoding DUF4166 domain-containing protein produces MPTTTPVFRQALGPAWERLGEVIRRHYAMAPFSDDHVCVRGTMSEVWHAPWAALLMPFGRLFGALVPHQGKDVPIEVHYRCRPDNATLYWNRVFSFPGRPPFHFRSHMEHDARRGSEVIEYVRFGIGMRLAVSAEDGALVFRDRGYVWRVAGLRIPLPLGLLLGTAYVEERPDPRDADHFTMKMLLRHRWFGDVFRYSGRFHLEPRLGPQ; encoded by the coding sequence ATGCCGACCACCACGCCGGTCTTCCGGCAGGCGCTCGGCCCCGCGTGGGAGCGGCTGGGCGAGGTCATCCGCCGCCACTACGCGATGGCGCCGTTCTCCGACGACCACGTGTGCGTGCGCGGCACCATGAGCGAGGTCTGGCACGCGCCCTGGGCCGCGCTGCTGATGCCTTTCGGCCGGCTGTTCGGCGCGCTCGTGCCGCACCAGGGCAAGGACGTGCCGATCGAAGTGCACTACCGATGCCGCCCCGACAACGCCACGCTCTACTGGAACCGCGTCTTCAGTTTCCCCGGCAGGCCGCCCTTTCATTTCCGCTCGCACATGGAACACGACGCGCGCCGGGGCAGCGAGGTGATCGAGTACGTGCGCTTCGGCATCGGCATGCGACTGGCGGTGAGCGCGGAAGACGGCGCGCTCGTGTTCCGCGACCGGGGCTACGTCTGGCGCGTGGCCGGGCTGCGCATTCCGCTGCCGCTGGGGCTCCTGCTGGGCACCGCCTACGTCGAGGAACGCCCCGACCCGCGGGATGCCGACCACTTCACCATGAAGATGCTGCTGCGCCACCGCTGGTTCGGCGACGTGTTCCGCTACAGCGGGCGCTTTCACCTGGAACCGCGCTTGGGTCCACAATGA
- a CDS encoding DOPA 4,5-dioxygenase family protein yields MPRRPENLYAQYHAHLYFGPDTLAQARALSERAGHELMVVVGRVHERLVGPHPHWSCQLAFDAAEFDQVIAWLEANRNGLDVFVHGVTGDDLADHTAHAMWLGEESALDLRMFRR; encoded by the coding sequence ATGCCACGCCGCCCCGAAAACCTCTACGCCCAGTACCACGCCCACCTCTATTTCGGACCCGACACGCTCGCGCAGGCCCGCGCCCTCAGCGAGCGCGCGGGCCACGAGCTGATGGTGGTGGTCGGCCGGGTGCACGAGCGGCTGGTGGGGCCGCATCCGCATTGGAGCTGCCAGCTCGCCTTCGACGCCGCCGAATTCGACCAGGTCATCGCCTGGCTCGAGGCCAACCGCAACGGGCTCGACGTGTTCGTGCACGGCGTGACCGGCGACGACCTTGCCGACCACACGGCGCACGCGATGTGGCTGGGCGAGGAAAGCGCGCTCGACCTGCGGATGTTCCGGCGCTAG